The Nitrospirota bacterium genome has a segment encoding these proteins:
- the tgt gene encoding tRNA guanosine(34) transglycosylase Tgt, whose product MNFKLLTTDGKARHAAISVRGKTIETPVFMPVGTMGTVKAVTPDELTGLGAEIILCNTYHLYLRPGSSLISNFGGLHRFINWHKPILTDSGGFQIFSLSPLRKITAEGVVFKSYLDGSTHFIGPAEAIQIQTALGADIIMAFDDCTPYPSTYQYTQESMALTSKWAKICRNTPHQGQSLFGIIQGGVFKDLRLQSAHELRELDFEGYALGGVSVGEPRELMYEIVEYMEDELPQEKPRYLMGVGFPEDILNAVSAGFDMFDCVIPTRTARHGTLLTSRGRITIKGAKYRTDESPLDPDCSCYTCQNFSKAYLNHLYRCREILSMRLNTIHNLHFYLDLMDKIRTAIKEHRFYDFKKNWLAMYYDKGKPSPV is encoded by the coding sequence ATGAACTTTAAATTATTGACAACGGACGGAAAAGCCCGGCATGCGGCCATAAGTGTAAGAGGTAAAACAATAGAAACACCGGTATTTATGCCTGTAGGAACCATGGGAACTGTAAAAGCGGTAACGCCTGATGAGCTTACCGGCCTGGGAGCGGAGATAATTCTGTGTAACACGTATCACTTGTACCTGCGGCCTGGGAGCTCACTTATTTCTAATTTTGGCGGATTGCACAGGTTTATCAACTGGCACAAACCAATTTTAACCGATAGCGGCGGGTTTCAAATATTCAGTCTCTCACCCCTTAGAAAAATAACCGCTGAGGGAGTGGTTTTTAAATCCTACCTGGATGGCTCAACGCATTTCATAGGGCCTGCCGAGGCAATACAAATTCAGACGGCTCTTGGGGCTGATATAATCATGGCTTTTGATGACTGCACCCCATACCCATCCACATATCAATACACACAAGAGTCTATGGCGCTTACATCAAAGTGGGCTAAAATCTGCAGAAACACACCGCATCAGGGTCAAAGCCTGTTTGGAATCATTCAGGGGGGAGTATTTAAAGACTTACGTTTACAGAGCGCACATGAGCTTAGGGAGCTGGATTTTGAGGGCTACGCTCTTGGCGGGGTGAGTGTCGGCGAACCCAGGGAGCTGATGTATGAGATAGTGGAGTATATGGAAGATGAGTTGCCGCAGGAAAAGCCCCGTTATCTGATGGGGGTAGGATTTCCAGAGGACATTTTAAATGCAGTAAGCGCTGGTTTTGACATGTTTGACTGTGTGATTCCAACCCGAACAGCAAGACACGGCACTCTGTTGACTTCAAGAGGCCGTATCACCATAAAGGGAGCAAAGTACCGAACCGATGAATCCCCGCTTGACCCGGATTGTAGCTGCTACACTTGTCAAAATTTTAGCAAAGCCTATCTTAACCATCTCTACAGATGCCGTGAAATCCTATCTATGAGGCTAAACACTATACATAACCTTCACTTCTATCTTGACCTTATGGATAAAATCCGTACTGCCATAAAAGAACACAGGTTTTACGATTTCAAGAAAAACTGGCTTGCCATGTATTACGATAAAGGAAAGCCCTCTCCTGTCTGA
- a CDS encoding aminoacyl-tRNA hydrolase, with the protein MWVVVGLGNPGCKYKKTRHNVGFMVLDELALRFNVDMKGGKAQAVTGKCQIAGEEVCLLKPLTFMNLSGTAVGRLVKMDPERSVIVQDDVDMPPGRLKIKYGGSSGGHRGVASVIEHAATKDFYRVKIGVGRDPYIAVEDYVLGKFTPNEFPLILDAINEAMSAIECIIAEGPQKAMNLYNKRGELNGGN; encoded by the coding sequence TTGTGGGTGGTTGTGGGATTAGGAAATCCGGGTTGCAAGTACAAAAAAACCCGGCACAACGTTGGGTTTATGGTATTAGACGAGCTTGCCCTGCGCTTTAATGTTGATATGAAGGGAGGGAAAGCTCAGGCTGTTACCGGTAAATGCCAGATTGCGGGTGAAGAGGTTTGTCTGCTAAAACCACTTACTTTTATGAATTTATCCGGCACAGCGGTTGGCCGGCTTGTGAAAATGGATCCGGAGAGATCTGTCATTGTACAGGACGATGTTGATATGCCCCCTGGCAGGTTAAAGATAAAATACGGAGGGAGTTCAGGCGGCCACAGAGGGGTGGCTTCTGTCATAGAACATGCTGCAACTAAGGATTTTTACAGAGTGAAGATCGGTGTTGGAAGGGACCCGTACATCGCTGTGGAGGACTATGTGCTTGGCAAGTTTACGCCTAATGAGTTTCCGTTGATATTGGATGCCATCAATGAGGCTATGTCTGCCATAGAGTGTATCATAGCAGAGGGACCGCAAAAAGCGATGAATCTTTATAACAAGAGGGGTGAGTTAAATGGCGGCAATTGA
- a CDS encoding 4-vinyl reductase, with translation MADDRKYKFSWELLGDIATGRPNLGNKTNLEVYRLLLFTFRDVLESHVGTEMTDRIFYEAGNLSGKEFYANKLTPTNDLGEFVRELQQVLKDMGIGILRLEQADVEAGEFVLTVSEDLDCSGLPELDHEVCVYDEGFIAALLESFSGMKFKVKEIDCWCTGDRTCRFSAKAVKAEP, from the coding sequence ATGGCTGATGACAGAAAGTATAAATTTTCATGGGAACTTTTGGGCGACATTGCAACTGGGCGCCCAAATCTCGGCAACAAGACCAATCTTGAGGTGTATCGCCTGCTCTTGTTTACGTTTCGGGATGTACTTGAAAGCCACGTAGGTACGGAAATGACTGACCGGATTTTTTACGAAGCCGGCAATCTTTCCGGTAAAGAATTCTACGCTAATAAGCTGACGCCAACCAATGACCTTGGTGAGTTTGTCCGGGAGCTGCAACAGGTGCTGAAAGATATGGGAATCGGCATCTTGCGGCTTGAACAGGCCGATGTGGAGGCCGGGGAGTTTGTCCTTACTGTGTCTGAGGATCTGGACTGTTCCGGATTACCGGAGCTTGACCACGAGGTTTGCGTCTATGACGAGGGTTTTATAGCAGCACTTCTGGAGAGTTTTTCAGGTATGAAGTTTAAAGTAAAAGAGATTGACTGCTGGTGCACGGGGGATCGTACCTGTCGTTTTTCGGCAAAGGCGGTTAAAGCAGAGCCGTGA
- a CDS encoding GGDEF domain-containing protein encodes MNYTSDEPLASVDGVLKSLKTLLDARAVPAEPPGEFINIDGFLHLYESLLEVRNAILATSVGDLNYPVRKKGYIAGTVKGLQASLRHLTWQTKAIASGDFTQRVDFMGEFSEAFNAMVKQLDNSMTKLNMREQELRKMAHTDPLTGVNNRGYFMELMAAELERSRRYGHVFSVMMTDLDNFKSVNDTRGHGAGDEALRTMARIVQTSGLRVNDFWGRIGGEEFAVVLPETLIADAVAVAERIRVTLAKTPVKYENEEFFITVSIGVSQLKTGDVQATLLSRADEALYRAKRTGRNKICQET; translated from the coding sequence GTGAACTACACATCGGATGAACCGTTAGCATCCGTTGACGGTGTGCTCAAATCACTTAAAACTTTGCTTGATGCACGGGCTGTCCCGGCAGAGCCTCCTGGTGAGTTTATCAATATTGATGGTTTCTTACACCTTTATGAATCACTGCTTGAGGTACGTAATGCTATACTGGCAACCTCCGTTGGGGATCTTAACTATCCTGTGCGCAAAAAAGGCTACATCGCAGGAACAGTAAAAGGACTTCAGGCCTCTTTGCGTCATCTGACATGGCAGACCAAAGCAATCGCCTCAGGGGATTTCACACAGCGGGTGGATTTTATGGGCGAGTTTTCCGAGGCATTTAACGCTATGGTAAAGCAGTTGGATAATTCTATGACTAAGCTCAATATGCGGGAGCAAGAGTTAAGAAAAATGGCGCACACTGATCCCCTGACAGGTGTTAACAATCGCGGATACTTTATGGAACTTATGGCAGCAGAATTAGAGCGTTCCCGCCGGTATGGCCACGTATTCAGTGTGATGATGACAGACCTCGATAATTTTAAATCTGTTAATGACACCCGTGGGCATGGGGCAGGGGATGAGGCGTTGCGCACAATGGCACGTATTGTACAAACATCAGGGCTGAGGGTTAATGATTTTTGGGGACGCATTGGGGGAGAGGAGTTTGCCGTTGTGCTGCCTGAGACCTTGATTGCTGATGCAGTGGCAGTGGCAGAGCGGATACGGGTTACTCTTGCTAAAACACCTGTCAAATATGAAAACGAGGAGTTTTTTATAACGGTCAGCATAGGGGTCAGCCAACTCAAAACAGGTGATGTGCAGGCAACCCTGCTTAGCCGTGCTGATGAGGCATTGTACAGAGCAAAACGTACCGGACGTAATAAAATATGTCAGGAGACATAG
- a CDS encoding Hsp20/alpha crystallin family protein, which translates to MGGKYWDDMEEFMSIHERVKKLFHSTDGDALTQQSCAWSPPFDIYETEKEFLVKADIPAVDEEDVSISTEDNVLIVKGQRRPDTDAGKEFYHCMERNFGRFMRSFFLPDTVDFGNINATLIDGVLTVTLPKRDDKTVEQKIKVTF; encoded by the coding sequence ATGGGCGGAAAATATTGGGATGACATGGAGGAGTTCATGTCTATTCACGAACGGGTAAAGAAACTGTTTCACAGCACCGATGGCGACGCACTAACCCAACAGTCATGCGCATGGAGTCCACCTTTCGATATATATGAAACTGAGAAAGAGTTTCTCGTCAAAGCCGATATTCCGGCTGTCGATGAGGAAGATGTGTCTATAAGCACGGAGGACAACGTGCTAATAGTAAAGGGACAGAGGAGACCCGACACAGACGCCGGTAAGGAATTTTACCACTGTATGGAGCGGAACTTTGGGAGGTTTATGCGCTCCTTCTTTCTCCCCGACACGGTTGACTTCGGTAACATCAATGCAACTCTTATTGACGGTGTGCTGACAGTTACCCTTCCAAAACGTGATGATAAGACTGTAGAGCAAAAAATTAAAGTTACCTTTTAA
- the asnB gene encoding asparagine synthase (glutamine-hydrolyzing): MCGIFGIVTNGSAVSPVLVSQITNILKHRGPDDEGYLAVNSKTGAVYNLTGDDSVIAGRHINSFNEPVNMFLGHRRLAILDLSPAAHQPMSYQNRYYLIYNGEIYNYVELRDELRAEGYSFTSNSDSEVLLASYDRWKDGCVDKFNGMWAFAIYDRVDNRLFCSRDRFGVKPFYYATGKFGVAFASEIKALLAFPDIKRTVNEAALYDYLATGNEGQFLTEIDELPPSHTLTIELHSDLKVKIKKYYTLNINPALNASDGVTADGAALRVRELILSSVSLRLRSDVTCGSCLSGGIDSTSIVCAIDSFIKKEHMSQVGVSQKTFTASYKDAAIDESRWAQIVASQTNTQWYQTYPTAHELLNDLDDLIYTQDIPFRSTSIYAQYRVMKLAHEHGVKVLLDGQGADELFAGYPMFYGAFFSNLLIEGNLKRFISELAHMGNAPLSATSVLTYMLKSSLMKSIPDSLKNIFTGGLNNHLSEQFKNAHKGRLSAILNEKYSGSLNTMLMQYMLKENLQCLLKYEDRNSMRFSIESRVPFADDTPLIEYAFSLPGAFKIHNGWSKYVFRRAVSGLVPEAIQWRKDKVAFNTPERLWIKEIYLYLMQSIKSETAGYFKPAVSEKLMNSPGGWRAINLSLWLKALKKPSVFR; this comes from the coding sequence ATGTGCGGGATTTTTGGAATCGTTACCAACGGCTCTGCTGTAAGCCCTGTGTTGGTTAGCCAAATTACTAACATACTTAAACACAGAGGCCCGGATGATGAGGGTTATCTTGCCGTAAATTCCAAAACCGGAGCAGTTTATAATCTGACAGGTGATGACAGTGTAATAGCAGGCAGGCACATAAATTCATTTAATGAACCGGTTAATATGTTTTTAGGGCACAGACGGCTTGCAATACTGGATCTGTCTCCTGCCGCACATCAGCCAATGAGTTATCAAAACCGGTACTACCTCATCTATAACGGTGAAATCTATAACTACGTGGAGTTACGTGATGAGCTACGGGCGGAGGGTTACAGCTTTACGTCAAACAGCGACAGCGAGGTTCTTCTTGCCTCATATGACAGATGGAAAGACGGCTGCGTTGACAAGTTTAATGGTATGTGGGCTTTTGCAATCTATGACAGGGTTGACAACAGGCTTTTTTGCTCACGTGACCGTTTTGGCGTTAAACCTTTTTATTATGCAACGGGCAAGTTTGGAGTTGCCTTTGCCTCGGAAATTAAAGCGCTCCTTGCATTTCCTGATATTAAGCGAACTGTTAACGAGGCTGCTCTGTACGACTACCTTGCAACAGGGAACGAGGGGCAGTTTCTTACAGAAATCGATGAGCTTCCACCTTCTCACACTTTAACTATTGAGCTACATAGCGATTTGAAGGTAAAAATAAAAAAATATTACACATTAAATATAAACCCTGCGTTAAATGCCTCAGATGGTGTTACAGCAGATGGCGCCGCACTTAGAGTCAGGGAGCTTATCCTTAGCTCGGTGTCCTTACGGCTACGCTCCGATGTAACTTGCGGCAGCTGCCTAAGCGGTGGCATTGACAGCACCTCTATAGTCTGCGCAATAGATTCATTTATAAAAAAAGAACACATGTCTCAAGTTGGCGTAAGCCAAAAAACCTTTACGGCAAGCTATAAGGATGCGGCAATTGATGAAAGCCGCTGGGCTCAAATTGTGGCATCACAGACAAACACTCAATGGTATCAGACCTATCCAACCGCTCATGAGCTTCTAAATGATTTGGATGATCTCATCTACACTCAGGATATACCCTTCCGGTCAACCAGCATATACGCTCAGTACAGGGTAATGAAGCTTGCCCATGAGCACGGCGTGAAAGTCCTGCTTGACGGACAGGGGGCTGATGAGCTTTTTGCCGGGTACCCAATGTTTTACGGCGCTTTTTTTAGTAATTTACTCATTGAAGGAAACCTCAAAAGGTTTATCTCAGAACTTGCCCACATGGGTAATGCTCCGCTTAGTGCCACATCTGTGCTTACATATATGCTAAAGTCCTCGCTAATGAAATCAATTCCGGATTCCCTTAAAAACATCTTTACCGGGGGACTTAACAATCATTTGTCTGAGCAGTTTAAAAATGCACATAAGGGACGGCTTTCGGCTATTCTTAACGAAAAATACTCAGGCAGCCTCAACACCATGCTTATGCAGTACATGCTTAAGGAAAACCTGCAGTGCCTTCTTAAGTATGAAGACAGAAACTCTATGCGTTTTTCAATAGAGTCCAGAGTTCCTTTTGCTGACGACACACCGCTTATTGAGTATGCGTTTTCTCTTCCCGGAGCGTTTAAAATCCATAACGGCTGGAGTAAATATGTTTTCAGAAGGGCGGTATCAGGTCTTGTACCGGAGGCCATCCAGTGGCGGAAAGACAAGGTAGCTTTTAACACTCCGGAAAGACTATGGATTAAAGAAATATACCTTTACCTCATGCAGAGCATTAAAAGCGAAACAGCCGGTTATTTTAAGCCGGCTGTGTCTGAAAAGTTAATGAACTCCCCGGGGGGATGGAGAGCCATTAATTTATCGTTATGGCTAAAAGCTTTAAAAAAACCGTCCGTTTTCAGATAA
- a CDS encoding chemotaxis protein CheV, whose protein sequence is MSELMEEVNQRTNLAASNQMEMLTFFLSDGQLYGINVFKIIEVIECPSKITKMPNSHPSVKGTINFRGKAITTIDLSDALGMGRFDYKATISYVIICEYNQSVHGFLIKEPNALINKSWSDIKSPSSVMGKSAYLTALTYIEEDKAVQILDIEKILGEIIGIDDKISDKVKEELIEDTVNFKDYHVLVVDDSRAARTMVQSVLEQIGLTYTLLDSAVTAYQMLEDFSKDTILISDRFHLIISDIEMPGLDGFSFVRRIKENPKLSSLYVVLHSSMTGESNVGKAMQAGADDFIGKFDPDKIAGMVRDRITSLINKKKSTSLN, encoded by the coding sequence ATGAGCGAATTAATGGAGGAGGTCAACCAGCGTACAAATCTTGCCGCATCTAACCAGATGGAGATGCTGACGTTTTTTTTATCAGATGGACAGCTCTATGGAATAAACGTATTTAAGATAATAGAGGTAATAGAATGTCCGTCAAAAATCACTAAGATGCCAAATTCTCACCCCTCTGTAAAGGGGACAATTAACTTCAGAGGGAAAGCCATAACTACAATAGACCTGTCGGATGCATTGGGAATGGGCAGATTTGATTACAAAGCCACTATAAGCTATGTAATCATATGTGAATACAACCAAAGTGTGCACGGTTTTTTAATTAAAGAACCTAACGCTCTGATAAACAAAAGCTGGTCAGATATTAAAAGTCCCTCCTCGGTAATGGGAAAATCGGCCTACCTCACAGCCCTCACATATATTGAAGAGGACAAGGCGGTTCAGATTCTTGACATAGAGAAAATTCTTGGTGAAATAATTGGTATTGATGACAAAATTTCAGATAAAGTCAAAGAGGAACTTATTGAGGACACAGTTAACTTTAAGGACTACCACGTGCTCGTTGTTGACGACTCAAGGGCGGCAAGGACCATGGTTCAGTCGGTGTTAGAGCAGATTGGGCTGACCTATACACTTTTGGATAGTGCCGTGACAGCGTACCAGATGCTGGAGGATTTTTCAAAAGATACCATTCTAATAAGTGACAGATTCCATCTGATAATTTCTGACATAGAAATGCCGGGGCTGGATGGTTTTTCGTTTGTCCGGAGGATAAAGGAAAACCCTAAACTTTCCAGCCTTTATGTGGTTTTACACAGCTCTATGACCGGAGAGTCTAACGTGGGGAAAGCCATGCAGGCAGGTGCCGATGATTTTATCGGCAAGTTTGATCCCGACAAGATTGCCGGCATGGTACGTGATAGAATAACCTCTTTGATAAACAAGAAAAAAAGCACATCCCTCAACTGA
- a CDS encoding ribose-phosphate pyrophosphokinase, whose protein sequence is MLKEIKIITGNSNRQLSADVAEFLKVGLTDTIVKTFGDGEISVQVNENVRGHDVFVIQSMCNPVNNNLMELLLIVDALKRASAGRITAVIPYFGYARQDRKVQPRVPISSKLVADLITVAGCHRVLTIDLHAGQIQGFFNIPVDHLYAIPVLLTYIREHLPVKNLTIVSPDAGGVERARSFARRLKCSLAIIDKRRENANECTAENVIGEVQGKDVLILDDMIDTAGTTVQAASILKDNGALKVYAACSHPVLSGPAIDRINNSVIEQIITTNTIPVYDKSDKCPKLVVLSVAALMGEAIRRIYEESSISSLFV, encoded by the coding sequence ATGTTAAAAGAAATAAAGATAATTACCGGCAACTCTAACCGTCAGTTATCAGCAGATGTTGCAGAGTTTCTGAAAGTAGGGCTTACAGACACTATTGTTAAAACATTTGGAGACGGTGAGATTTCCGTTCAGGTTAATGAAAATGTTCGCGGGCATGACGTTTTTGTTATCCAGTCTATGTGCAATCCTGTTAATAATAATTTAATGGAATTGCTTCTTATCGTTGATGCCTTAAAGAGGGCCTCAGCCGGCAGAATAACTGCGGTTATTCCGTACTTTGGATATGCGCGCCAGGACAGGAAAGTTCAGCCTCGTGTGCCCATATCGTCTAAGCTTGTTGCCGATTTAATAACCGTGGCGGGCTGTCACAGAGTGTTGACTATTGACTTACACGCCGGTCAGATACAGGGATTTTTTAATATTCCTGTTGACCATCTCTATGCAATACCTGTGCTGCTAACTTACATAAGGGAACACCTTCCGGTGAAGAATCTAACGATTGTCTCCCCTGATGCCGGAGGCGTTGAAAGAGCACGGTCTTTTGCAAGGCGGCTTAAGTGTTCGCTTGCCATTATTGATAAACGCCGGGAAAACGCCAACGAATGTACGGCTGAAAATGTTATCGGAGAGGTACAGGGAAAAGACGTTCTGATTTTGGACGATATGATTGATACCGCAGGAACCACAGTACAGGCAGCCAGCATACTGAAAGATAATGGCGCGCTAAAGGTATATGCTGCCTGCTCTCATCCGGTTCTCTCAGGCCCGGCTATAGACAGAATCAATAATTCGGTGATTGAACAGATCATAACGACAAACACTATTCCCGTTTACGACAAGAGTGATAAGTGTCCGAAGCTTGTGGTTCTTTCAGTGGCGGCGCTAATGGGTGAGGCTATCAGAAGAATATATGAGGAGTCGTCAATAAGTTCATTGTTTGTATAG
- a CDS encoding 50S ribosomal protein L25 produces MERVNLAVQKRDSIGKGAARTNRRDGMIPAVMYKKGQSMPIRFSRKELVPFVNASAHEQILVNLNFSDGTTAVALMKDHQVEPVTGELLHVDFQEISLQETVRVNVAIILKGTPIGVKRDGGLLQTGLREIEIESLPDDIPAHIELDVTKLELGGSLHVSDIKTEEKIKILTDQGESICTVSATAMLESAQAEEGAVTAKEPEVVKKGKQEIKEK; encoded by the coding sequence ATGGAAAGAGTTAATTTAGCTGTACAGAAACGAGATAGTATAGGCAAAGGTGCTGCCCGGACAAATCGCAGAGACGGAATGATTCCGGCCGTTATGTATAAAAAGGGACAGTCAATGCCAATCCGCTTTAGCAGAAAAGAGTTAGTTCCTTTTGTTAATGCCTCAGCACATGAGCAGATCCTGGTAAACCTCAATTTTTCAGACGGCACTACGGCTGTTGCCCTGATGAAAGACCATCAGGTGGAACCGGTTACAGGTGAGTTGCTTCACGTGGATTTTCAGGAAATATCCCTTCAGGAAACAGTGCGGGTAAATGTTGCCATAATATTAAAAGGGACTCCTATTGGTGTTAAACGGGATGGGGGACTTCTGCAAACCGGATTAAGAGAAATAGAAATCGAGAGTCTGCCCGATGATATACCGGCCCACATAGAGCTTGACGTTACAAAGCTTGAGCTTGGGGGCTCCCTGCATGTCTCTGATATTAAGACAGAAGAGAAAATAAAAATTCTGACTGACCAGGGAGAGTCAATCTGTACAGTGTCGGCAACGGCAATGCTTGAGTCTGCACAGGCTGAGGAGGGGGCGGTAACAGCAAAGGAGCCTGAGGTAGTGAAAAAGGGGAAGCAGGAGATTAAGGAAAAGTAA